One Rhizobium sp. NRK18 genomic window carries:
- a CDS encoding DUF1269 domain-containing protein, with product MSELIVIGYNTEAQAEQARETLYGLSKEYLVEIKDAVVASAGDDGKIRLNQMVHMWAIGASGGAFWGILAGLIFFNPLIGLAAGTASGALAGALTDYGISDTFMKDVAGVLRPGQAALFILAERASSDKVIDKLSLHGGRILRTNLDTSHEGKLREAFEHARGAATPADPV from the coding sequence ATGTCCGAGTTGATTGTCATTGGTTACAATACCGAAGCTCAGGCCGAGCAGGCCCGGGAAACGCTCTACGGCCTGTCCAAGGAATATCTGGTCGAGATCAAGGATGCGGTCGTCGCCTCCGCCGGTGATGACGGCAAGATCAGGCTCAACCAGATGGTCCACATGTGGGCGATCGGCGCCAGCGGCGGCGCCTTCTGGGGCATCCTCGCCGGCCTCATCTTCTTCAACCCGCTGATCGGCCTTGCCGCCGGCACCGCAAGCGGAGCCCTTGCCGGCGCGCTGACCGACTACGGCATTTCCGACACGTTCATGAAGGATGTCGCCGGCGTTCTCCGGCCCGGCCAGGCGGCGCTCTTCATTCTCGCCGAGCGCGCCTCTTCCGACAAGGTGATCGACAAGCTCAGCCTGCATGGCGGTCGCATCCTGCGCACCAACCTCGACACCTCGCACGAGGGCAAGCTCAGGGAAGCGTTCGAGCATGCGCGCGGCGCAGCGACCCCGGCGGATCCCGTCTGA
- the pyrC gene encoding dihydroorotase, with translation MRSLTIRRPDDWHLHLRDGEMLKGVVGDTSRDFARAIIMPNLVPPVVTTADAIAYKKRIVDAIPAGDRFSPLMTLYLTEGTDADDVEEGKKSGLINAVKLYPAGATTNSHGGVRDFDKVMPVLERMAKIGLPLCVHGEVTTPEVDIFDREAVFIETVLEPLRRRVPELKVTMEHVTTKDGIDYIKSSAGNLAGTLTTHHLIINRNAILVGGIKPHYYCLPVAKRESHRLALRAAAVSGDPRFFLGTDSAPHVDPLKECACGCAGIYTSINTMSCLAHVFEQENALDKLEAFASLNGPAWYGLEPNTETMTLVKRDAPVTFPQKIETGAGPVTVFDPMFPLHWDVER, from the coding sequence ATGCGAAGCCTCACCATCCGCCGCCCCGACGACTGGCACCTGCACCTGCGCGACGGCGAGATGTTGAAAGGCGTTGTCGGCGACACCAGCCGCGATTTTGCCCGCGCCATCATCATGCCCAATCTCGTGCCGCCGGTCGTCACCACCGCCGATGCGATCGCCTACAAGAAGCGGATCGTCGACGCCATCCCGGCCGGTGACCGCTTCTCGCCGCTGATGACCCTCTACCTGACGGAAGGAACGGATGCGGACGACGTGGAAGAAGGCAAGAAGAGCGGGCTGATCAACGCCGTCAAGCTCTACCCGGCCGGTGCCACGACCAACTCCCATGGCGGCGTGCGCGATTTCGACAAGGTCATGCCGGTGCTGGAGCGCATGGCGAAGATCGGTCTGCCGCTCTGCGTTCACGGCGAAGTCACGACGCCGGAGGTCGACATCTTCGATCGCGAGGCCGTCTTCATCGAGACCGTCCTCGAGCCGCTGCGCCGCCGCGTGCCGGAGCTCAAGGTGACGATGGAGCATGTGACCACCAAGGACGGGATCGACTACATCAAGTCGTCGGCCGGCAATCTCGCCGGTACACTTACCACCCATCACCTGATCATCAACCGCAACGCCATCCTGGTTGGCGGTATCAAGCCGCACTATTATTGCCTGCCGGTTGCCAAGCGCGAGAGCCACCGTTTGGCTCTGCGGGCGGCTGCCGTTTCCGGCGACCCGCGCTTCTTCCTCGGCACCGACTCCGCCCCGCATGTCGATCCGCTGAAGGAATGCGCCTGCGGCTGCGCCGGCATCTACACCTCCATCAACACGATGAGCTGCCTTGCCCATGTCTTCGAACAGGAGAACGCGCTCGACAAGCTCGAGGCCTTCGCCTCGCTGAACGGTCCCGCCTGGTATGGCCTTGAGCCGAATACGGAGACGATGACGTTGGTCAAGCGCGACGCTCCCGTGACATTTCCGCAAAAGATCGAGACCGGCGCCGGGCCTGTGACCGTCTTCGATCCGATGTTCCCGCTGCATTGGGATGTCGAACGGTAA
- a CDS encoding orotate phosphoribosyltransferase gives MFQNSFPDRAEMASLVARMLWEIKAVHFSPDKPYKLASGMMSPVYIDCRKLISYPRIRSAVMDFAASTVLREAGFEQFDCVAGGETAGIPFAAFLADRLGLPMIYVRKQPKGHGRNAQIEGHMPDGARVLVIEDLTTAGGSMFKFIDAIRAAGGIVDHGMALFYYGIFPEAAERFVNGKVKLHHISTWREVLAAARQDKLFDEATLTSVAAFLDAPLKWSAEHGGVSELPTQ, from the coding sequence ATGTTTCAGAACTCGTTTCCCGACCGCGCCGAAATGGCGTCCCTCGTGGCCCGTATGCTCTGGGAGATCAAGGCGGTTCACTTCAGCCCGGACAAGCCCTACAAGCTCGCATCCGGGATGATGAGCCCTGTCTATATCGACTGCCGCAAGTTGATCTCATATCCGCGCATCCGCTCTGCGGTGATGGATTTTGCCGCCTCTACCGTGCTGCGCGAAGCGGGCTTCGAACAGTTCGATTGCGTCGCCGGCGGCGAAACGGCCGGCATCCCCTTCGCGGCATTCCTGGCCGACCGCCTGGGCCTGCCGATGATCTATGTCCGCAAGCAGCCGAAGGGTCACGGCCGCAACGCCCAGATCGAAGGCCATATGCCGGACGGCGCCCGGGTTCTGGTGATCGAGGATCTGACGACGGCCGGCGGTTCGATGTTCAAGTTCATCGATGCCATCCGCGCGGCCGGCGGCATTGTCGACCATGGCATGGCGCTCTTCTATTACGGCATCTTTCCGGAGGCGGCGGAGCGCTTCGTCAACGGCAAGGTCAAGCTGCACCATATCTCCACATGGCGCGAAGTGCTGGCTGCCGCGCGCCAGGACAAGCTGTTCGACGAGGCGACGCTCACCTCGGTCGCCGCCTTTCTCGATGCGCCGCTGAAATGGTCCGCCGAACATGGCGGCGTGTCGGAACTGCCGACCCAGTGA
- a CDS encoding helix-turn-helix domain-containing protein, whose amino-acid sequence MPIVVNLDVMLAKRKMRSKELAEQVGITEQNISLLKSGKVKGVRFDTLDAICRALDCQPGDLLEFRKDLPTP is encoded by the coding sequence ATGCCGATTGTCGTCAACCTCGACGTGATGCTGGCGAAGCGCAAGATGCGTTCCAAGGAACTGGCCGAGCAGGTCGGCATCACAGAGCAGAATATTTCGCTGCTGAAATCGGGCAAGGTCAAGGGCGTGCGCTTCGACACACTGGACGCCATCTGCCGCGCGCTCGACTGTCAGCCTGGCGACCTGCTGGAGTTTCGGAAGGATCTGCCAACTCCGTGA
- a CDS encoding polyhydroxyalkanoate depolymerase, which translates to MLYQVYQFQDDLVGPFRELARFWMSFGNWGAGSVGQGAAQHFLAAMELISRFKLSHERPDFGISEVMSGNTLTPVREEVALSLPFGNLLHFAKETEAEQPKVLVVAPLSGHFSTLLAGTVKTLLRDHDVYITDWANARDVPLSAGAFGVEDYVEYIIRFLEEMGPGAHVLSVCQPCVQTLAAVAVMSQDDHPATPRTMTLMAGPVDPRESPTEVNEFAVKKSLAWFEHSVITTVPWRFKGGGRKVYPGFLQLVAFMAMNIDRHRTAHQNLYDYLAKGETEKAEKIKTFYDEYFAVLDLTEEFYIETIDRVFHKAELANGTFMYRGRLVDPGAIRKTALLTVEGGRDDICGMGQTAAAHDLCNSLRPHLRRHHLQANVGHYGVFNGRKWDGEIYPVVRNHILAME; encoded by the coding sequence ATGCTTTATCAGGTCTACCAGTTCCAGGACGACTTGGTGGGGCCCTTCCGCGAGCTGGCGCGCTTCTGGATGTCCTTCGGAAATTGGGGCGCCGGCAGTGTCGGGCAGGGGGCGGCGCAGCATTTCCTCGCTGCCATGGAACTTATCTCCCGCTTCAAGCTCAGCCACGAGCGGCCCGATTTCGGTATAAGCGAGGTGATGAGCGGCAACACGCTGACGCCGGTGCGCGAAGAGGTGGCGCTGTCGCTGCCCTTCGGCAACCTCCTGCATTTCGCCAAGGAAACCGAAGCCGAACAGCCGAAGGTCCTGGTGGTCGCGCCGCTCTCGGGACACTTTTCCACGCTTCTGGCCGGAACGGTGAAGACGCTGCTGCGTGACCACGACGTCTACATCACCGATTGGGCGAATGCCCGGGACGTGCCGCTGAGCGCCGGCGCCTTCGGCGTCGAGGATTATGTCGAATATATCATCCGTTTTCTTGAAGAGATGGGCCCGGGCGCGCATGTGCTGTCCGTCTGTCAGCCCTGCGTGCAGACGCTCGCCGCCGTCGCGGTGATGTCGCAGGACGATCATCCGGCCACGCCGCGCACGATGACGCTGATGGCAGGCCCGGTCGATCCGCGCGAAAGCCCGACGGAGGTCAACGAATTCGCCGTCAAAAAGTCGCTCGCCTGGTTCGAGCATTCGGTGATCACCACCGTGCCGTGGCGGTTCAAGGGCGGTGGCCGCAAGGTCTATCCGGGCTTTCTGCAGCTGGTCGCCTTCATGGCGATGAACATCGACCGCCACCGCACCGCCCACCAGAACCTCTACGACTATCTGGCCAAGGGCGAGACCGAGAAGGCCGAGAAGATCAAGACCTTCTACGACGAGTATTTCGCCGTCCTCGACCTGACCGAGGAATTCTATATTGAGACGATCGACCGCGTGTTCCATAAGGCCGAACTGGCGAACGGCACCTTCATGTATCGCGGCCGGCTGGTCGATCCGGGCGCGATCCGCAAGACGGCGCTGTTGACGGTGGAAGGCGGCCGCGATGACATCTGTGGCATGGGCCAGACGGCCGCCGCCCACGATCTCTGCAATTCGCTGCGCCCGCACCTGCGCCGCCACCACCTGCAGGCCAATGTCGGCCATTACGGCGTGTTCAACGGCCGCAAATGGGACGGCGAGATCTATCCAGTGGTCCGCAACCATATTCTCGCGATGGAGTAG
- the pgi gene encoding glucose-6-phosphate isomerase: protein MQSIVAALKKTVASTAATDIRAAFAADPDRFAHFSAAFDDLLMDYSKCAVNADIMAGLIELADKGAVAAKRDRMFAGEAINFTEDRAVLHTALRNRSNTPVMVDGKDVMPDVNAVLDAMGAFSDGIRSGKLAGATGRKITDVVNIGIGGSDLGPVMATLALAPFHEGPRLHFVSNVDGAHIADTLKTLSAETTLFIIASKTFTTIETMTNAKTARDFVAKALGEAAVKHHFAAVSTALDKVAAFGIDADRVFGFWDWVGGRYSIWSAIGLPLMIAIGPENFGKFLDGAHAMDRHFREAPTEKNLPMLLGLIGYYHRNVLGYGSRAIIPYDQRLSRFPAYLQQLDMESNGKGVTVDGTPVEGESGPVVWGEPGTNGQHAFFQLLHQGTSIIPIEFMIAANGFEPNLRHQHELLIANCLAQSQALLKGRTLAEAKAQLTTKGMDDKQADFIAPHRVFSGNRPSITFVYDQLTPFALGRLIALYEHRVFVEGVLFGINSFDQWGVELGKELATGLLPAVEGKTDGGDLDSSTAGLVKTLISRKG, encoded by the coding sequence ATGCAGTCCATCGTTGCAGCGCTGAAGAAGACCGTCGCGTCGACCGCCGCCACCGACATCCGCGCCGCCTTCGCAGCCGATCCGGACCGGTTCGCCCATTTCAGCGCCGCCTTCGACGACCTGTTGATGGACTATTCCAAATGCGCCGTGAATGCCGACATCATGGCCGGGCTCATCGAGCTCGCCGACAAGGGCGCCGTTGCCGCCAAGCGCGACAGGATGTTTGCCGGCGAGGCGATCAACTTCACCGAGGACCGGGCCGTGCTGCATACGGCGCTGCGCAACCGCTCCAACACGCCGGTAATGGTCGATGGCAAGGATGTCATGCCTGACGTCAACGCCGTGCTCGACGCCATGGGCGCATTTTCCGACGGCATCCGTTCAGGCAAGCTTGCCGGGGCTACCGGCCGCAAGATCACCGACGTCGTCAACATCGGCATCGGCGGCTCCGATCTCGGCCCGGTCATGGCGACGCTGGCGCTCGCTCCCTTCCATGAAGGCCCGCGCCTGCATTTCGTCTCCAATGTCGACGGCGCCCATATCGCCGATACGCTGAAGACGCTGTCGGCCGAAACCACGCTGTTCATCATCGCCTCGAAGACCTTCACGACGATCGAAACGATGACCAATGCGAAGACCGCCCGCGACTTCGTCGCCAAGGCGCTCGGCGAAGCAGCCGTCAAGCATCACTTCGCCGCTGTTTCCACCGCGCTCGACAAGGTTGCAGCCTTCGGCATCGACGCAGACCGCGTCTTCGGCTTCTGGGACTGGGTCGGCGGTCGCTACTCCATCTGGTCGGCGATCGGCCTGCCCTTGATGATCGCCATCGGCCCGGAGAATTTCGGCAAGTTCCTCGACGGCGCGCATGCCATGGACCGGCACTTCCGCGAGGCGCCGACGGAGAAGAACCTGCCGATGCTGCTCGGCCTGATCGGCTATTATCACCGTAACGTGCTCGGCTACGGCTCGCGGGCGATCATCCCCTATGACCAGCGCCTGTCGCGTTTCCCGGCCTATCTGCAGCAGCTCGACATGGAATCGAACGGCAAGGGCGTCACCGTCGACGGCACGCCGGTCGAGGGCGAGAGCGGCCCGGTCGTCTGGGGCGAGCCCGGCACCAACGGCCAGCACGCCTTCTTCCAGCTCCTGCACCAGGGCACCTCGATCATCCCGATCGAATTCATGATCGCGGCCAACGGCTTCGAACCCAACCTTCGCCATCAGCACGAGCTGTTGATCGCCAACTGCCTGGCGCAGAGCCAGGCCCTGCTGAAGGGCCGCACGCTCGCCGAAGCCAAGGCGCAGCTGACCACCAAGGGCATGGACGACAAGCAAGCCGACTTCATCGCCCCGCACCGTGTCTTTTCCGGCAACCGCCCGTCGATCACCTTCGTCTACGACCAGCTGACGCCGTTCGCGCTCGGCCGCCTGATCGCGCTCTACGAGCACCGCGTCTTCGTCGAAGGGGTGCTCTTCGGCATCAACTCCTTCGACCAGTGGGGCGTCGAGCTCGGCAAGGAACTGGCGACCGGCCTGCTGCCGGCCGTCGAAGGCAAGACCGACGGCGGCGACCTCGACAGCTCGACAGCCGGGCTGGTCAAGACGCTGATATCGCGGAAGGGGTAA
- a CDS encoding carbohydrate kinase family protein, which yields MIICCGEALIDMLPRETTKGENGFAPYAGGAVFNTAIALGRLGVPTAFFTGLSDDMMGDILQKALKASNVDASPCAISSRPTTIAFVKLTNGSASYAFYDENTAGRMITEDDLPDLGDDCEALHFGAISLISEPCGSTYEALMAREHDRRVISLDPNIRPGFIKDKVAHMQRINRMAAMSDIVKFSDEDLEWFGMTGSQEELARHWLDHGARLVIITKGADGADGYTKDFKVSVPGVKAEVVDTVGAGDTFDAGVLASLKRNDLLTKEKVASLSEEAVRDALSLAAKAAAVTVSRAGANPPWANEIAL from the coding sequence ATGATCATCTGCTGTGGCGAAGCCCTGATCGACATGTTGCCGCGCGAAACCACCAAGGGCGAGAACGGTTTTGCGCCCTATGCCGGCGGCGCCGTCTTCAACACGGCCATCGCGCTCGGCCGGCTCGGCGTGCCGACGGCCTTCTTCACCGGTCTTTCCGACGATATGATGGGCGACATCCTGCAGAAGGCGCTGAAGGCGTCGAACGTCGATGCGTCGCCCTGCGCCATCTCCTCGCGTCCGACGACGATCGCCTTCGTCAAGCTGACGAACGGCAGCGCCTCCTATGCCTTCTACGACGAGAACACCGCCGGCCGGATGATCACCGAAGATGACCTCCCGGACCTTGGCGACGACTGTGAGGCGCTGCATTTCGGCGCAATCAGCCTGATCTCGGAGCCCTGCGGCTCGACATATGAGGCGCTGATGGCACGCGAACACGACCGCCGCGTCATCTCGCTCGATCCGAACATCCGCCCCGGCTTCATCAAGGACAAGGTCGCGCACATGCAGCGCATCAACCGCATGGCGGCCATGTCGGACATCGTCAAGTTCTCGGATGAAGACCTGGAATGGTTCGGCATGACCGGCAGTCAGGAAGAGCTTGCCCGCCACTGGCTCGACCACGGCGCCAGGCTGGTGATCATCACCAAGGGCGCCGACGGCGCCGATGGCTACACGAAGGATTTCAAGGTGTCGGTCCCCGGCGTCAAGGCCGAGGTGGTCGACACGGTCGGCGCCGGCGACACCTTCGATGCCGGCGTGCTTGCATCGCTGAAGCGCAACGATCTCCTGACCAAGGAGAAGGTGGCGTCGCTCAGCGAAGAGGCGGTGCGCGATGCGCTGTCACTGGCCGCCAAGGCCGCCGCAGTCACCGTATCGCGCGCCGGTGCAAACCCGCCCTGGGCGAACGAAATCGCCCTCTGA
- a CDS encoding HD-GYP domain-containing protein, with the protein MRILIVDDNKTSLKLLVHLAGKIEGCEIVAFSTPDEALGALPDIDLDLAILDYQMPTYNGVELYTEIIRFEKYAQMPVVFVTADTDQATRMEALNAGAIDFLMKPVNPLEFNARVHNIVNLARARSELQKRAEWLRTEVEKTVKELREREEEIIHRLTLAAGYKDPDTAHHTLRVASYAEAIARELGLPDELCRDIRLAAPMHDIGKVAIPDTVLLKQGKLTEAEYRQMQCHALVGSDILGRSHSSLLQLAAEIAASHHERWDGQGYPNRVAGEDIPLAGRIVCIADNFDALTSERPYKSAWPFDRTVAHILARAGSQFDPACVAAFERALPKIRAIRDEDKALQEKELTLAEKYREAI; encoded by the coding sequence ATGCGCATTCTCATCGTCGACGACAACAAGACCAGCCTCAAGCTTCTCGTCCATCTTGCCGGCAAGATCGAAGGGTGTGAGATCGTGGCATTCTCGACGCCGGACGAAGCCCTCGGTGCGCTTCCCGACATCGACCTCGATCTGGCGATCCTCGACTACCAGATGCCGACCTATAACGGCGTCGAACTCTATACCGAAATCATCCGGTTCGAAAAATACGCTCAGATGCCGGTGGTCTTCGTGACCGCCGATACCGACCAGGCGACGCGCATGGAGGCACTGAACGCCGGCGCGATCGACTTCCTGATGAAGCCGGTCAATCCGCTCGAATTTAACGCCCGTGTCCACAACATCGTCAATCTCGCCCGCGCCCGCAGCGAGCTTCAGAAGCGCGCCGAATGGCTGCGCACCGAGGTCGAGAAGACCGTAAAGGAGCTGCGCGAGCGCGAGGAGGAAATCATCCATCGGCTGACGCTGGCCGCCGGATACAAGGACCCGGATACGGCCCACCACACGCTGCGTGTCGCCTCGTATGCCGAAGCGATCGCCAGGGAGCTCGGCCTGCCGGACGAGCTTTGCCGCGACATCAGGCTCGCTGCACCCATGCACGATATCGGCAAGGTCGCCATTCCCGATACGGTTCTGTTGAAACAGGGCAAGCTGACCGAGGCCGAATATCGGCAGATGCAATGCCACGCCCTGGTCGGAAGCGACATCCTCGGCCGCTCCCATTCCTCGCTGCTGCAACTGGCCGCCGAAATCGCCGCGAGCCACCACGAACGCTGGGACGGGCAGGGTTATCCCAACCGTGTCGCGGGAGAAGACATTCCGCTTGCCGGTCGAATCGTCTGTATTGCCGACAATTTCGACGCCCTGACGTCCGAACGGCCGTACAAGTCGGCCTGGCCCTTCGATCGAACCGTCGCTCATATTCTGGCGCGTGCCGGCTCGCAGTTCGATCCCGCATGCGTCGCCGCCTTCGAGCGTGCGCTGCCGAAGATCCGGGCGATCAGGGACGAGGACAAGGCGCTGCAGGAAAAGGAGCTGACGCTGGCCGAGAAATACCGCGAAGCCATCTGA
- a CDS encoding DUF2975 domain-containing protein: MHHDSLEQIRRLSQKLRLFVVLMGMLLTVAFLYVAWRLSFDLEGFVGDASGFLLGGSATAVTLTPGTATGLIILAALNAIIALGALQAIWSLSGRYEAGDLFSPRCGRLLRRAGLFSLTGAVSSILSKALATLLLTFAYPPGQRLLTLGIGSTELFLLLLAGLLFVLGHIMMVAGEIAAENRSFV, encoded by the coding sequence ATGCATCATGATTCTCTCGAACAGATACGCCGCCTCAGTCAGAAACTACGTCTCTTCGTCGTGTTGATGGGCATGCTGCTGACAGTCGCCTTTCTCTATGTCGCGTGGCGACTATCATTCGACCTTGAAGGCTTTGTCGGCGATGCGTCCGGCTTTCTCTTGGGGGGATCGGCGACCGCCGTTACGCTCACGCCGGGGACTGCAACCGGGCTGATTATACTGGCGGCCTTGAATGCCATAATCGCGCTCGGCGCCTTGCAGGCGATCTGGTCGCTGTCCGGGCGCTATGAAGCCGGAGACCTGTTTTCGCCTCGCTGCGGCAGGTTGCTGCGTCGGGCAGGCCTGTTTTCACTGACCGGTGCGGTGTCGTCGATCCTCTCGAAAGCACTGGCAACCCTGCTCCTGACCTTCGCATACCCGCCGGGACAGCGCCTGCTCACACTGGGCATCGGCAGCACCGAACTCTTCCTGCTTCTGCTCGCGGGTCTACTCTTTGTGCTGGGTCATATCATGATGGTGGCCGGCGAGATCGCAGCCGAAAACCGGAGTTTTGTGTAG
- a CDS encoding DUF3096 domain-containing protein, whose protein sequence is MSAVYIQPIIALIAGILILVAPRILNYVVAIYLILIGLTGLFPHMMGG, encoded by the coding sequence ATGTCCGCCGTCTACATCCAGCCGATCATCGCGCTCATCGCCGGCATCCTCATTCTCGTCGCGCCGCGCATCCTCAATTACGTGGTGGCGATCTATCTGATCCTGATCGGCCTGACCGGCCTTTTCCCGCACATGATGGGCGGCTGA
- a CDS encoding glutathione S-transferase: protein MLHGTLTISSKNYSSWSLRGWLLCRMAGLSFTEVMAKPDEKNRQELLLLSPSVLVPRLTHGYVTVWDTLAIAEYVAEYAPSAGLLPYDQAVRAHCRAICGEMHSGFHNLRSALPMNIKARHERFKIFSGARPDIERIKEIWNECLDKYGGPYLFGTAPNMADAMFAPVCSRFRTYAVDLDDRLSDYCNLILDWDLMQEWAEGAAAEEDEMIELEVEF from the coding sequence ATGTTGCACGGCACGCTGACCATCTCCTCGAAGAACTATTCCTCCTGGTCGCTGCGCGGCTGGCTCCTCTGCCGGATGGCGGGCCTTTCCTTCACCGAGGTGATGGCGAAGCCCGACGAGAAGAACCGGCAGGAACTGCTGCTGCTGTCGCCCTCCGTTCTCGTGCCGCGGCTGACGCATGGCTACGTGACGGTGTGGGATACGCTGGCGATTGCCGAGTATGTCGCCGAATACGCACCGTCGGCGGGGCTCCTGCCCTACGACCAGGCGGTCAGGGCGCATTGCCGGGCGATCTGCGGCGAGATGCATTCCGGGTTCCACAATCTGCGCTCGGCCCTGCCGATGAACATCAAGGCGCGGCACGAGCGCTTCAAGATCTTTTCCGGCGCGCGGCCGGATATCGAGCGCATCAAGGAAATCTGGAACGAGTGCCTGGACAAGTATGGCGGGCCTTATCTCTTCGGCACGGCGCCCAACATGGCCGATGCGATGTTCGCACCCGTCTGCTCGCGCTTCCGCACCTATGCCGTCGATCTGGACGACCGCCTGTCGGACTACTGCAACCTTATCCTCGACTGGGACCTCATGCAGGAATGGGCCGAAGGGGCAGCTGCCGAGGAAGACGAGATGATCGAGCTCGAGGTCGAGTTCTGA